The nucleotide window ACGGTCTCGATGACGGCGTGGGCGCGGTGATTGATGTCGGCGGTGATGGTGTCGTCGGTGGTGTTGGTGAAAAACGAGTGATACCGCCATGCCGGCATCAGGGTGTCGGTGTCGGCAGGGTGGTGTGCTTTGACTCGCCGCACGATGAGTCGGGCGGTGATCGGGTGTGGCGAGAGTGGTGTGACCGTGTAGGTGGTTTCGGCGATTTCGGCATCAGAGATCAACGCGCCGGTGTCGGGGTCGGTGACCGCCCCGGGATAGACCACTGGGGTCCAGGCATCCTCGCCGATGGCTGAGATCGCGCGGGTGATCGCGGTGTTGGTCCGTAGGACCAGCGAGAACGTGGCTCCCAGGCGTTGGCAGGTAGCCATCACCTCAGCTGATCCGTAGGCCGCATCAGCGCGCACGGTGATCTCACCGGCGGCCCCGCAACGCCGGGCGGTGGCGATGGTTTGCGCGATCATCGTTGCGGCCCCGGCACCGGAGGCGGCGCGGCCGGCGCGCAGCCAGGCGTTAGCGATCACCGGTGGGTACTCGGGTGCGCTGAGGGTGGCGATCAGCGGCGACAGACCCCGACGCAGCAGTTCACGTCCGGCGATCTTGGCGTGTCCGTAGGAGGCGCCGGTCTTCTGATAGCCATAGACCGGACGCAGCAGGGAATCGATATCGACGAACACTCGGGCACCGTTAGTGGGCAACAACCCTGCCCGGGCGCACATCGCCGGCAGGGAGCGGGTCATCACGGCGTTGAGTTGTCGGGCATGCCCGGGAGTGAACTCACGCAGGGTTTGTCCGATCGTGGCCGGGGCGTACACGCGGTCGAACAAGCGTCGGTGCCCGCCGCTGCGGACGATGCCGAGGTCGTCGATACTGTCCGCGCCGCAACATAACCCGGCGATCACGGTCAGCAGTTTCGCTTCCAAGTTGGCTCCGGCTGAGGCGACCCGGGTGGTGCCCAGATCGACCCGTTTGGCCAGCAGCGCGGCCACCCCGGTCGAGCGCGCCAATTCCATCACCGGTACCAGCCCGGCATGCGACACGAGATTGTCGTCGTCAAAGAGTGCGGACGTGGCCGAGAAGCTGTGTGATACTTTCACTGAAAGTGCCTTCTGAGCTGGGATGTTTTGTGTCTCAACACCACCAATCATCCCAGCTCAGAGGGCACTTTTATGTCACCGACACCCCACACCCCTCCACGGATCCAGGCTCAGGGAGCGGGTGGGTTGCTGCGCTCGCACCTCAGGGAGCGGGTGGGTTGGTGCGCTCGCACCTCAGGGAGCGGGTGGGTTGGTGCGCTCGCACCTCACGGGCGGGAGATCTACTCGGGCACCAACTCCGGGTTCGCGTCGGCGATCAACTCGTCCCGGTCCTCGATCAGGACGAACCCCGCGGCGATGGCTGAATCGGCCGCGTCCCGGTAGTGCTTCTCGTACTCCTCGCGCGTGCCGTAACGCTCGGCGAGCAGATGCTCCGGAACCGGGTGGGTCGACCCGAACAGCAAGCAGATCCGGGAGATCGGTTCGGGGACGACGCCACTCAACACCTGCGTCGGTGCGTCGACGCAGGGCGTGCGGACACCGCCGAGGACGTTGCCGATGTCGTCGACCTCGAACTCGGGTACCGCCGTCGACACTCCCCGGAGACGCAGCGGATCGGCGACCGGCGGCGGGTCCCCGCCGTCGGCCCAGGCGCGGAGGTGGCGCAGCCCGGCGCGCAGCACGAACCGCTGCTGGCCGCGGTTCACCGGGTCGGGGCAGCCGAGGAACTCCTCGAATTCGCCGATCTGATGGAGGTCGGCGTGCGAGGTCCCGGCGATCTCCCACACCCGCAGTCGGTCGGTGTCCGGCTGTCGCACGAGGTGATAGCGGAAGTTGGTCAACACGTCGGTCTCGGTCTGCACGACGAGCACCGGGGCGTCGAGGTCGGTGCGGAGCCTGGTGGGTTCACCGCTGAACACCGTCGTCACATCGATGCCGGTGCCCACCTCGCCCGGGGGCAGTCCGGCCGCGGCGCGGCTGTGGATGAGGAACCCGTCGAAGTCATCGTCGGTGGCCACGGCATTGACGTAGGTGGTCAGCGCCATCGCCGACTGTGATTCGCCGACGGCGAGCACCGAGCGGACGGTGAGTCCGGCGAGCGGGTGGTCCGGGGTCGGTGTCTCACCAGAGTGGTCACCGCGTATCGCCCGTCCGATCGAGCGGAAGATGTCGTAGCAGTAGGCGTCACCGGGATGGTGCAGACCCGCGTAACGGTCGGGGTCCTTGGCGGCCAGGCCCTGGGGCTCGCCGGTGGCGACGCCCACCGAGCCGGTCCCGCCCTCGACGCCGACGTACTGCGCCGACACCCCCACCCACGCGTAACCCGCACGTACCAGCTCGGCGGCGAGATAGGAGTACTCCGGTCCGGCATCGCTGCCGCTGCTCACGTTCAGCCATTCGACGACGGCGCTCCCGTTGAACGCCGCCGGGTCGGCGGGGCGTCGCACGACGAGGCGCGTCGTGAACTCGGCCGGCGGTGTGTCCCCGTCGCCGACGAGCCGTTCGGCCACCCCCGACGCGGCGTACTCGGTGTCGGTGTAGCCGGCGGCGGCGAGGTCGGGTAGGGGCGAGGCGCTCAGCAACGAGGAGCCCCTGCCTTCGGTCAGCGGACGAAACGTGATGTGCTGGTTCACTTCTGCTTCCGGTGCTTCTCGATGACCTCGCCGAACATGAAGTGCATCTTGGTGCCCTGGGGCCAGCCGATGTAGTAGCACAGGAACAGGCTGATCTCCTCGAGCTGCTCGGGAGTCAGCTCGCCGTTGCCCAGTGCGGCTCCGGCCTGGATCTCGGCGACGTCGATGTTGTTGCTCGCCGCGAGTGCGCCGAGCAGGATGAGACGCCGATCCCGGTCGGAGAGGCCCTCGCGCGCCCACACGTTGCCGAACACCTGGTCGGCGGTGTGCGCGAAGAAGTCACCGGGACCGTCGCTCATCTCCCAGCCGTAGACCTCGGACATCCGCTTGAGGCCGCGTTTGCGCACTTCGCCGGGCGCTTCGTCGGAGATGTTGGATCGGGTCATGCGGATTCTCCTTCGAGATGGGGGACACCGAGTCCGGGGGCCAGCTCGCGGAGTGCGATCCGGCCGAGGGGCAGGTCGACGTCGAGGTCGTCGGCGAGTGCGAGCGCCAGCGACAGGTCCTTCTCGCCCAGTGTACGAACGCCGGTGAAGATGCCGTACCACGGATCGTCGGCGTCGAGCGTCGCCGTGGACTCCCGCAACATGATGGCCCCGGCGCCGCCGGTGATCGCGTCCGTGTGCCGAACGACCTTGCCCAGCTTGGCGATGTCGAGCCCGGCGGCCTCGGCGAGGCGCGCCGCCTCGGTGGTGGCGGTGAACGAGATGAAGTGCAGGAGGTTCCGGGCGAGCTTCATCTTGGTGCCCGCGCCCACCTCGGGGCCCGCATGTACGAGCATGTCGGCGGTGAGCCGGAAGGGTTCCTTCAGCTTCTCGTAGGCGTCGCGCGGGCCGCCGACCATGATCGCCAGCCGACCCGACGCCGCACCCATCGCGCCGCCGGAGATCGGGGCGTCGAGCAGGACCACGTCGCGTTCCGCGCACTGTGCGGCGAGGTCGACGGCGGTGTCCGGTCCGATCGTGGAGTGGACGGTGATGACGGTGCCGGGACGGGCCGTCGACAGCAGCCCGTCGGGGCCGGTGACCACGGAACGGACCTGCTCGTCGTTCAGGACGCAGATACCGATGATGTCGGTGCCGGAGGCGAGTTCGGCGAGCGAACCGGCCGCCTTCGCGCCCTTGTCGACAACGCTCGCGATCGCCTCGTCGGATAGGTCGAACACCGTCAGACCGCCGGGCCAGGCGGCCAGGCTGCCGGCCATCGGGCCACCGATGTTGCCGAGCCCGACGTACCCCAGCCGGATCGGGGTCTCCTCACTCATGACCGGATGACCTGCCCGCCGTCGACGTTGAAGATCTGCCCGGTGATCCAGCCAGCCTCGTCGGACAGCAGGAAAAGGCACATCCCGACGAGATCCTCCGGCGTGCCGAACCGCTTGAGCGGCAGCCGGTTCACGATGTCGGCAACCATCTCCTTCGGGGTGGTCGTGCGGGTCGCCTCGGTGTCGATGGGGCCGGGGGCGATCGCGTTGACGCGGATGTTCTGTCCGCCGAGCTCGGTGGCGAGCTGTTGGGTGAGGCCGTTGACGCCGACCTTCGCGAGACCGTAGAAGCCGCTGTACAGCCATGCCGCGGTGGAGGACTGGTTGACGATCGCGCCGCCGCCGTTGGTCATGTGCGGGTAGACCGCGCGGGTCACGTTCAGCGCGCCGTCGAGGTTCACGGACATGAACTTCTTGTAGTAGTCCCACGGCACGGTGATGAGGAAGTCGAGCTTCATGCCGCCGTAGATCGCGGCGTTGTTCACCAGGCCGTCGATGGAACCGTAGGCGTCGACGGTTGCCTGGGCGAGTGCCTTCGCGGACTCCTCGTCGGCGACATCGGTGCTGACGTACAGGCCGCCGATGTCGGCGGCGACCTGCTTGCCCTTCTCGTCGGCGAGGTCGGCGACCACGACGTTGGCGCCCTCGGCGGCCAGCGCCCGCGCGTAGGCCTCTCCGATGCCCCCGGCCGCCCCGGTCACGATGATGGTCTTGTTCTCGAAACGCTTGGAACTCATTGTCCTGCTTTCTGTGTGAGTGGTGTGGTGGACTCTGGGGCGGGCCGCTGTGGGGCTTCGACGCGGTGCCTCGCTGCGCTCGGTACCGGCTCAGCCGGCGGATGGGGTGCCTCGCTGCGCTCGGTACCGGCTCAGCCGGCGGATGGGGTGCCTCGCTGCGCTCGGTACCGGCTCAGCCGGCGATCAGCCGCTTCCTGAGGTGCGAGCTCGCGAGCGCTCTTCGCGCCCTGAGGTGCGAGCTTGCGAGCCTCGAAGGGTCAAGCGGGCCGTGCCACGGCCTTGGTCTCCAGGTATTCCTCGAATCCGGCGACGCCCATTTCGCGACCGATGCCGGACTGTTTGTAACCGCCGAACGGGACGTCGGCGGAGTACCAGATGCCGCCGTTGACGCCCATGGTCCCGGTGCGGACACCGTTGACCACCTTGTTGATGCGGTCCTCGTCGGTGCCGTAGACCATGCCCGACAGTCCGTAAGGGGAGTCGTTGGCGATGCGGATGGCGTCGTCGTCGCCGTCGTGGGCGATGATCACCAGGACCGGGCCGAAGATCTCCTCCTGCGCGACGCGAGCGGAGTTGTCGAGTCCGGAGATCAGCGTCGGCTCGACGAAGAAGCCCCTGGGTTTGTCGGCCGGACGGCCGCCGCCGATCTCGATGGTGCCGCCCTCCTGCTCGGCGATCTCGATGTAGGACAGGACACGCTGTCGCTGGCGTTCGGAGATCAGCGGCCCGCAGATGGTGCCCGAACTCGTGGGGTCTCCGGCCGGGAGTCCGGCCAGGGCATCGCGGGTCGCGGTGATCGCCTCGTCGAGCTTGGTTCGCGGCACGACCAGACGTGTCGTGATCGCACAGCCCTGGCCCGCATGGGTGACGACGTTGAAAGCGGCCATCGCACAGGCGGAACCGAGGTCGGCGTCGTCGAGCACGATGAACGCGGACTTGCCGCCGAGCTCGAGGAAGACCTTCTTCAGCGATTCCGACGCCGCGGCCATCACCTTCTTGCCGGTCGCGGTGGAACCGGTGAAGGAGACGAGGTCGACGCGGGGATCGGTGCTGAGCTGTTCGCCGAGACGGTGATCTGTCGAGGTGACGATGTTCAGGACGCCGGGCGGGAAATCGGTCTCCTCGGCCACGACCTTCCCGACGAGCGCCGCGCACCACGGGGTGTCCGGTGCTGGCTTCAGGACGACGGTGCAGCCGGCGGCGAGGGCAGGGCCGATCTTGGCGAAGTTGATCTGGTGGGGGAAGTTCCACGGGGTGATCGCGCCGACGACGCCGACCGCTTCCGAGCGCAGCTCGCGATGGTTCTTGATCCCCATCGGCTCGGCCTCGCCGAGGTCGCGGGTCCACTCGTAGCTCTCGGCGAGGTCGGCGAAGTAGCCGAGGTCGGTCACCGGGCCCTCGAACTGCGGGCCGTGGGTGAGGAACGACGGGCAGCCGACCTCGGCGATCGTCAGCTCGCGGAACTCGTCGGCGTGGGCGAGGAGGGCGTCGCGGAGCTGACGCAGGCAGCGGGCGCGGAAGGCGTGATCCCGCGACCAGTCGGTGGTGTCGAAGGCGGTGCGGGCAGCGGCGATCGCGGCATCCATGTCGTCGGAGGTGGCCTCGGCGGCCTGCCCGATGACTTCCTCGGTCGCGGGGTTGACGACGTCGAAGACACCGCCGCCACCTGGGGTGAGTTTGCCGTCGATCAACAGATCCGACGCGGATTCGGGACGTAGGGGCATCAGCTGGAACTCCATCTGGACAGGTGTCTGGACTCGCGTTCAAACCTAGTGTAGCGTGGCTCACATGTCCAGCCCCGTGTCCCAGGAATCCACTCGTCGCCGCCTCACGCAGCAGCAGGCGGAGACGGTCTCGCGGCTGACCGACGCCGCGGTCGACGTGCTGAACGCCGAGGGTTTCGACGGGCTCACCGTCCGGTCGGTGGCCAAGATCGCGGGGGTCGCGCCGGCTACGGCGTACACGTACTTCTCGTCGAAGAGTCACCTGGTGGCCGAGGTCTTCTGGCGTCGGCTGTCCGCGGGCGTCCACGAGCCCGATCCCGCGGGGACACCGGCTGAGCGGGTCGCCCAGGTGCTCCGCGAGGTCGCGCTCGTCGTGGCGGGAGAGGGCCAACTCGGTGGCGCGGTCACCGTTGCGCTGCTCGGCGCCGATCCCGACGTCGAACACCTGCGTGTCCGCATCGGTGCGTTCATCCGACGGCGCCTGGCGGCCGCGCTCGAGGAGGACCCGGAGAATCCCGGGCCGCTGCTCGACGCCCTGGAGATGATCTACTCCGGCGGCCTCGTCTACGCCGGCATGGGCCACATGACCTACGAACAGACCTCCGAACGACTTGTCGCCGCAGCGCATCTACTGATGGAGAAGTGATGACCGAAACGACCTCGGTGCCGGGGATGGAGCGGGCGCTCCCCTTCGACCCGTATGCCTATGATTTTCACGAGGATCCGTACCCCACCTACGCGCGGCTCCGCCGGGAGTCGCCGGTCTACTACAACGCCGAGATGAACTTCTGGGCCCTCGCCGGCCATGCCGACGTCCGCGCGGGATTCCGTGATGTACAACGGTTCTCGAACAGCTGGGGAGTGTCGATGGACCCCTCGGCGTACGGTCCCGACGCCCACAAGTCGATGTCCTTCCTCGCGATGGACGACCCCAAACACATGCGCATCCGCAAGCTGGTCTCCAAGGGGTTCACGCCGCGCCGGGTCAACGACCTCACCGGTCGCATCACCGCACTGACCCACCAGCACTGGAGCAAGTGCCTCGACATGGGTGAGTTCGACTACGTCCACGACTTCGCCGCGCTCCTGCCGATGGACGTGGTCTCCGAGCTGCTCGGCGTCCCCGAGGCCGACCGCACACATCTGCGGCATCAGTCCGATCTCCTGTTGCATCGCGAGGACGGCGTACTCGACATCCCCGAGGCCGCGATCTACGCGTACATCGAGCTGCACAAGTACTATTCGGAACTCATCGCCGACCGGCGGAAGAATCCCGGTGAGGACCTTGTCTCGGCGCTGATCGAGGCCGAGATCGACGACGACGAGACCGGCGAGAAGATCAAGCTCACCGAGGACGAGATCGTCGGCTTCATGGTGCTGATGGTGGTCGCGGGCAACGAGACGACCACCAAACTGCTTGCCAATGCCCTGTATTGGGGCTGGCGCAACCCCGACGAGCTCGGCAAGGTGTTCGCCGACCCCGAGCTCGCGGTACCGCAGTGGACCGAGGAGACGCTTCGCTACGACAACTCGACCCAGATCGTCGTTCGTCGCGTGATCGAGGACGCTCCCTACGGCGACCTGGTGATTCCCGCCGGCGACCGCGTTCTGCTCCTCGTCGGTTCGGCGAACCGCGACGAAGAGGTCTTCGGGCCGGACGCCGACAAGTACGACATCGGCCGGGACAACGGGCAAGCACTGATGAGTTTCGGCCTCGGTGCGCACTTCTGTCTCGGTGCACATCTCGCCCGGCTGGAGGCCAACATCGGTCTCGGCGAGGTGATCCGGTCGATCCGAGCGGTCGACATCGACATCGACAA belongs to Gordonia westfalica and includes:
- a CDS encoding TetR/AcrR family transcriptional regulator → MSSPVSQESTRRRLTQQQAETVSRLTDAAVDVLNAEGFDGLTVRSVAKIAGVAPATAYTYFSSKSHLVAEVFWRRLSAGVHEPDPAGTPAERVAQVLREVALVVAGEGQLGGAVTVALLGADPDVEHLRVRIGAFIRRRLAAALEEDPENPGPLLDALEMIYSGGLVYAGMGHMTYEQTSERLVAAAHLLMEK
- a CDS encoding IS1380 family transposase gives rise to the protein MKVSHSFSATSALFDDDNLVSHAGLVPVMELARSTGVAALLAKRVDLGTTRVASAGANLEAKLLTVIAGLCCGADSIDDLGIVRSGGHRRLFDRVYAPATIGQTLREFTPGHARQLNAVMTRSLPAMCARAGLLPTNGARVFVDIDSLLRPVYGYQKTGASYGHAKIAGRELLRRGLSPLIATLSAPEYPPVIANAWLRAGRAASGAGAATMIAQTIATARRCGAAGEITVRADAAYGSAEVMATCQRLGATFSLVLRTNTAITRAISAIGEDAWTPVVYPGAVTDPDTGALISDAEIAETTYTVTPLSPHPITARLIVRRVKAHHPADTDTLMPAWRYHSFFTNTTDDTITADINHRAHAVIETVFADLIDGPLAHLPSGVFGANAAWLALTTISHNLMRTLAALTSSARLRAARGATLRRTLVAVPARLARPARTPILHLPRHWPWHHAFTTLWTAVNTP
- a CDS encoding NAD(P)-dependent oxidoreductase, producing MSEETPIRLGYVGLGNIGGPMAGSLAAWPGGLTVFDLSDEAIASVVDKGAKAAGSLAELASGTDIIGICVLNDEQVRSVVTGPDGLLSTARPGTVITVHSTIGPDTAVDLAAQCAERDVVLLDAPISGGAMGAASGRLAIMVGGPRDAYEKLKEPFRLTADMLVHAGPEVGAGTKMKLARNLLHFISFTATTEAARLAEAAGLDIAKLGKVVRHTDAITGGAGAIMLRESTATLDADDPWYGIFTGVRTLGEKDLSLALALADDLDVDLPLGRIALRELAPGLGVPHLEGESA
- a CDS encoding SDR family oxidoreductase, with product MSSKRFENKTIIVTGAAGGIGEAYARALAAEGANVVVADLADEKGKQVAADIGGLYVSTDVADEESAKALAQATVDAYGSIDGLVNNAAIYGGMKLDFLITVPWDYYKKFMSVNLDGALNVTRAVYPHMTNGGGAIVNQSSTAAWLYSGFYGLAKVGVNGLTQQLATELGGQNIRVNAIAPGPIDTEATRTTTPKEMVADIVNRLPLKRFGTPEDLVGMCLFLLSDEAGWITGQIFNVDGGQVIRS
- a CDS encoding alpha/beta hydrolase domain-containing protein; translation: MNQHITFRPLTEGRGSSLLSASPLPDLAAAGYTDTEYAASGVAERLVGDGDTPPAEFTTRLVVRRPADPAAFNGSAVVEWLNVSSGSDAGPEYSYLAAELVRAGYAWVGVSAQYVGVEGGTGSVGVATGEPQGLAAKDPDRYAGLHHPGDAYCYDIFRSIGRAIRGDHSGETPTPDHPLAGLTVRSVLAVGESQSAMALTTYVNAVATDDDFDGFLIHSRAAAGLPPGEVGTGIDVTTVFSGEPTRLRTDLDAPVLVVQTETDVLTNFRYHLVRQPDTDRLRVWEIAGTSHADLHQIGEFEEFLGCPDPVNRGQQRFVLRAGLRHLRAWADGGDPPPVADPLRLRGVSTAVPEFEVDDIGNVLGGVRTPCVDAPTQVLSGVVPEPISRICLLFGSTHPVPEHLLAERYGTREEYEKHYRDAADSAIAAGFVLIEDRDELIADANPELVPE
- a CDS encoding aldehyde dehydrogenase, yielding MPLRPESASDLLIDGKLTPGGGGVFDVVNPATEEVIGQAAEATSDDMDAAIAAARTAFDTTDWSRDHAFRARCLRQLRDALLAHADEFRELTIAEVGCPSFLTHGPQFEGPVTDLGYFADLAESYEWTRDLGEAEPMGIKNHRELRSEAVGVVGAITPWNFPHQINFAKIGPALAAGCTVVLKPAPDTPWCAALVGKVVAEETDFPPGVLNIVTSTDHRLGEQLSTDPRVDLVSFTGSTATGKKVMAAASESLKKVFLELGGKSAFIVLDDADLGSACAMAAFNVVTHAGQGCAITTRLVVPRTKLDEAITATRDALAGLPAGDPTSSGTICGPLISERQRQRVLSYIEIAEQEGGTIEIGGGRPADKPRGFFVEPTLISGLDNSARVAQEEIFGPVLVIIAHDGDDDAIRIANDSPYGLSGMVYGTDEDRINKVVNGVRTGTMGVNGGIWYSADVPFGGYKQSGIGREMGVAGFEEYLETKAVARPA
- a CDS encoding carboxymuconolactone decarboxylase family protein; this translates as MTRSNISDEAPGEVRKRGLKRMSEVYGWEMSDGPGDFFAHTADQVFGNVWAREGLSDRDRRLILLGALAASNNIDVAEIQAGAALGNGELTPEQLEEISLFLCYYIGWPQGTKMHFMFGEVIEKHRKQK
- a CDS encoding cytochrome P450; translation: MTETTSVPGMERALPFDPYAYDFHEDPYPTYARLRRESPVYYNAEMNFWALAGHADVRAGFRDVQRFSNSWGVSMDPSAYGPDAHKSMSFLAMDDPKHMRIRKLVSKGFTPRRVNDLTGRITALTHQHWSKCLDMGEFDYVHDFAALLPMDVVSELLGVPEADRTHLRHQSDLLLHREDGVLDIPEAAIYAYIELHKYYSELIADRRKNPGEDLVSALIEAEIDDDETGEKIKLTEDEIVGFMVLMVVAGNETTTKLLANALYWGWRNPDELGKVFADPELAVPQWTEETLRYDNSTQIVVRRVIEDAPYGDLVIPAGDRVLLLVGSANRDEEVFGPDADKYDIGRDNGQALMSFGLGAHFCLGAHLARLEANIGLGEVIRSIRAVDIDIDKAVRVHSVNVRGFAELPVKVTVR